A window of Prionailurus bengalensis isolate Pbe53 chromosome E1, Fcat_Pben_1.1_paternal_pri, whole genome shotgun sequence genomic DNA:
GTCTGCAGCTCAGGAACAGTTTACTCTGCCTACCCCCAGCTGAAGGAAGACTGGCAATTTGTGGCCATGGTAGTGGATCGCCTTTTCCTCTGGACCTTCATCATCTTCACGAGCGTTGGGACCCTCGTCATCTTCCTGGATGCCTCGTACCACTTGCCCCCTGCCGACCCCTTTCCTTGAGGACAGAGGGCCAAGACCCAGGTCCTCTGAGGGCTGCATTGAGAGTCCGGCGGTACTCTCGAGCCCTATCCCTTTCTGCCTCTCGACTCCACTAGGAATCCGGCCCTCCCAGGTCATTGCCTTTATGGGGAGCCAGCCGAAGTGGGACGGGGCCGACTGAAGCCTTGGGCCCCGCTAGACATGCACTAGCAGTTTATTTAGCCTTTGGTTTCTTGTAGAAGTTCCTTTGGATAGCAACACTAGCTTCCCAGTATAATGGAACAAAGAATAAGAACTAGACTGTAAGCCTTTTGAGGGCAGGAACTGTGCCTTGTTCACTGTAATATCCCCAGCTCCTAGCACAGGTCCTGACCTATAGGATTGTAGGTGCTTAACGTCTGTTGAGTGAAtaggggttttgttgttgttgttgttgttgttttttcctggaaGGAAATGCACCAAATAATAGTGCTTATGTTTGCATGTTGAGACTAGTGATCTTTGTTTTCAcctttctgtaatttatttttttgtaataagtATTATctttaggataaaaaaaaaaggttatgtcTAAAAAGATGCATTTGtaataaggggggggggaagagcccTTTAAAATCCTTCCTTCAGGTTTCAGCTTTGGTGCTCAAACTTTGGATAAGCTAAGCTATTGAACTGCTCTGGGCCtaagtttccacatctgtaaagtgaggcAAATGACAGGACCTACTCCCTTAGTCTGAGGGTCACGTGACAAGATGGGAGCAAACGCACGATACAGCAGACATCAGAGGTTGCCAACTGGTGTGTTTTGTTTGACCTGTGTTGTTGACCTCACAGGTTTCGGCGTGAGTTCGCTACTTTAAAAGTTTGGGTAGTGCGCAGAGAAATTTGGGCTTCCGGCTTCCCTTGGGGGAGGGAAGTTAAAAGTATGGTAACACCAGGCCTGACTCCCCTGTTGGCAGCAACCTGAGGGTTAGTGGCTGCCTGGTCTGGTCAAGGTTATTTGTACCAGAATTCTGCAAAGCCCCCACCCACCTGACCCACGACTTCCTTCATTTTACTTGCCTGTCCCATTTGACAAAgtaaaggggaagggagggggggggaatgagGAGTTGAAGGTAGTGGGGGGCTAGGAGTGGAAAAAGAAAGCTTGCCGTATCCCATGACTGTCACTTGTTTTGTGCGTCGGTTTCCTTTCAATTTGGAGACAGGGTTGCACCTGGCTTAAGGCGCATGGGCCACTAGGATCTTGTGCCCAGCAGTCTGTGTGAACTGGACTGCGTTCATGTTTCTGCCTGGAGGTCAGACCAAAGTCAGCTTGAGCCTGGTGGCTGCGGCCATTATGGTGAAGCAGGTAGGGTCACCAGGCCCTCACGCCTCCTCGGTTGCTGGAAGCTGTGGCCCCAAGAGGGATAATACAGCTGCAGCTCCCAGGATCCCTGTGGGACAGGGCAAGCGTGTCCCTGTCCGGCCGACCCACCAGCCACGAAAACAAGTGCGCTTGGCGTACTACTGAGGAGGACAGTTTGTTTGTCTTGTTGGTTTATTGGCCTAGAGagttggacacacacacagatgcggAGATAAATATTGGTCAGTTTCTCTAAATCTGGGTCCTCACTACATATAGAGCTATAGTCTGTAGAATTCTAAACCTTGCGTGCTGTGGCACAGAACCAGTGGCCTTCCCATTCCTCCGTCACCCCTCTTCCCAGGGAGCATGGGGAAAGAGGGCACAAACTGACAAGACCCGAATGACTTTCAGAAGACGAGATTGCAAAATCCCAAATTTCCAACCTCTGAAATTCACAATATTCAGGTTCCCCAGctcagatacatatttttaatctcCGATTTTGCCACAATCTCATTGATTGCGCAGAACGACCACATTCTGGAAACTATTTTCCTAAAtcgtcattaaaaaaaaaaaaaaaaaaaaaaagtctacaatCTCAGTTCTCCCAAAATGTCCACAGTTTTGGAATTTTGACCTGTTCTGAAATTCGAATTGCCCGGTccaccctcacctccttccaTTTCCTGTGCCTTTTTGCCTCAGAGGAGTGCAGGTTAAGGATCTAGGGGAAGCAATTGTAGCATCTGCTCCCTGCCTCCAaggcctttctgtctctcttgtggttccgctgtgtgtatgtgtgtgtgtgtgtgtgtgtgtgtgtgtgtgtgtgtaggtgtatatatatatgtgtgtgtagatatatatatataaaatttgtgtgtagatatatatatgtattttttattatgttcttttttcGCAGTTTTTCTAAAGTGCCAGAAACAAGATTTGTGGGaattttttagtgattttttttttttgcattttcccgTTTTAagcatttttcccccttaaaaattGGAACTTGGTACATTCAGTAGGAAACTCTTCACTCGGACTGTGGCCAAGACCAAGAAAAGTgcaaagagacagaggaggagtggAGGAGTGATACTCCTCCATGGTTAACATTCAGGAGCCTGTCAGAAACCTCCCCCTTCCTATATGCTAGGAGGGTCAGATGCTCCTGGTCCTTCCCTCGCGCTCACCTCCCTCCAAAAGCCATGGTCTTGCCCTTTCAGCATCGTTGAGAGGGCGGCCGTCTTGGCCCCAGAAAACAGTAGCTGGGAGAAAGCTGCCATTTAGGTGACGGCAGCCTTTCCCCTTTTTAAACTGCACTCCTGTAATTCCCATTGTCAGATTTCCTCCCCCAAACCGGCTCTCCCCTTGTGAGctgtttttatttggggggggggggcggggaggaggtgggtgggatggGAAATGTTCATCCAATCACAGAGTGGGGACGCCCGGTCATCAAAGAGAATTAGGAGCAAACGTTTCTTCAACTCCCCCCGCTGGAAGGAAACATACGGACCCCTGACCAGGGTTAACTAGTGCAAATTAGGGATTAGGGACTGTTTCGGGTCCCTGCACCCCATCCCTAGGCTGGGATCTTTGGGTGTGGGGAACTGAGTCAAAGATGGGGTGTAAGGTGCTATTTTGGAGGAAAGACTGGTGGGGATACCCCAAAGCCCACCAAGGGAGTAGGATGGTTCCCCAAAAACCACCTGGAGTGAATGGTGAGGGAAGCGACACCGGGGAAGATGGAGGTAAAAGTAAGCACGGGAGGTCATGTGCAAATCTTGGGcttacccacccatccaccccccATCACTTTTCTGGCTATTTGGTCTAGTCTGGGAGAaaccatcaggaaaaaaaaaaaaaaaacacaaaaaaaccaggGAGAAAGTAGATTCTCTTCCCCCATCCCCTATGGAgctcctccctcctggcccccaAATCTGATTTAGCCCAGAAGAGGCCATaggtagaggcagggagaggtgtGATCTACTCACCTCTTTGCCTTGGAAGAAGAATCTGGGGCTCACTGGATTTGAGGGTCAAGATAGGGCTGAGATTAGTGCTGCCCTGGGCTGGGGAAGTGCTCAGCCGTGGAACAGATGGGTAGCCCTCCCCCCAACACCTCCTTGACCTGGATGGGAAGAGGCCATCTCCAGAGTCTAGGAGAATGAGGAGGAATGTGGAAGATCCAAAGGCATGGAAGCCAAAGAAGGCATGGCGTCTTAACGTGAAGGGAACAGGGACACAGAACCCCACCCCTGGGAAGAATGGAACCTGGAGCCAAGCTCCCAGATGGGTGGGTGTCGGGTATCACAATGGTCTGGTCCAGGCCCTGGGCCACAGAGAATGGAATGTGCTAGGAAGCATCTAGGCAGGGGCTTGGAGAAAGCTGCACAACCAGGGGAGGTCACTAGGCGAGAGAGATggttcccccccctcccccgggttTACGAATCAGGAGGGTGGGTTAGACATTCAGAGCTGGTGGGGGCCGTGAGTAGAGATTCCTAGAAGTATATTGCTCAGTTGCCCCAAGGGCTGAAGAAGGGATGGGGGCTGGCCCTGCCCCTCGCGGAGGCCATTCCCTGGAGGAGAACCGAGAGGGGAGCCACCAAAGATCCCTCCCCGGGAGACGGGGAAACTACAATCTCACACAAAGCAGCCTGACCCCTGAGCTCCAGGGGCCCCCAAGTCCCTGCACAAGAGTGTGGAGGGGCTCCCAAGGGGCAGGGAAGCCAGGGAGCTGGTAGTGGCAGGGGGTTCAGGGAGGGTGGCATCTGGTGAAAGGGGGGAGGTGGGCCCAGAGCTCACCCCACATCTCCCTTCTGGGTTCTCTCAAGCCCcgccctttccccctctcccttagGGGGGACTGGGGGAGGAAGAGTCGGGGGAGGTGGAGTCGGGGGCGTAGGGGGTGCTGCTTGAGGATTGACTGCGTAGCCAAAGACccctggaaggaaggggagggcgCCCCCACCCTTCTCGTCAGGTAGGACCATGTTGAGAGCAACCGGGAGTGCGGTCAAGTTGCTGAAGTTATAAGGGTAGGCGGCAAGGAGCTGGGGGCCATAGACCAGTGGGTAGGGCTCGGGGTAGAAGGTGACTTTGGCGGCCCCCATCCCCTCCACGCGgtccccctccccggcccccaccGGGCCCTCGCTCCCCGctttgcccctcccaccactAGGTTCCCTGCCGCTCCCGATCAGAGCCAGTGGAAATTCCTGCACGGGCGGATAGGCATAGGTGCCCCCTCCTGCCACCAGCGGGGGCTCCTCACCCCCGGAGATGACAGGGTCCTGGAGAGACGCGGTCTCGGAAGCTTCCTCCGcggccgcgcccccgccccctgcctccccGCTGGAAGAGGAGACTTGCATCTCCTGGGGGGCCTCCTCCTTGACATCCCCGGGTCTGGTGGCAGCGCTGCCCTTGGAGTAGGCGATGACGGGCGTGGGGGTGCCCCCGGGCCGCTCGGCGGCGTGCCTCTGCGCGTGGCGGCTCAGGGCGGCCGCCGTCTTGCACACCTTGGCGCAGTGAGGGCAGGCGAAGCGGGTGGAGGGCCGCCGGCCGGCCCGGGAGCCGTGCGCGCCGCCGCCGTGCGCCTCCTGGTGCTTGCGCAGCTTCCGCAGGGTGGCGAAGGTCTGGGCGCAGTCCCCGCAGCGGTGCCTCCGCTCGCCCCGGGCGCGCCCCGCGGGGccctcggccgccgccgccgccgccgccgccgccgccgccggggtgTCCTCCCAGCTCCGGCGCTCCGACTTCTGTCTCCAGCGGGGCTGCCGGCGGCCTCTGGGCAGCGCGCTGCCCCCGGTGCTGCCCGCGCCCGCGGCTCCGGCCTTGCGCTTGGGCTTGTAGGAGTAGTAGGGCCTCCAGAGCTGGTCCTCCCCGCCGGCGCTCGCTTCCTCGTCGTCGTCCTCGTCGTCGTCGtcctcgtcgtcgtcgtcgtcctcgtcgtcgtcgtcgtcctcgctctcctccacctcctctccgCTCAGCTCCCCGGGACGCAGGTCAGTCTCTGAGATGCGGCGCTTGACAATGGCCTCCTCCCCGATTCGCACAGTGATCTGACACAGTGGAGGTGGAGCCTGTAGCTGAGAGGGGCCCCGGCCAGGCCCCGCGGggggacccccacccccgccaatcCCGCCAGCTGGCTTGGCCGTGTAGGTCAGTGTCCTTCCGGCCCGTGGGTTCCGGCCCTTGGCCTCCTCCGTGGCTGTGGCCGGCCCCGCGGCTGTGGCCGGGCTGCCCGCCGTGGCGGGGCTGGTCGGTGTGGCTGCAGGCTGAGGGGGAGGAGGCGGGTACTCACGTTTTTTGGGGGGCCTCGGGGGAGCGGTGTAAGTGATGACCGAGGCAGCCTGGGCTCCCCCGGTGCTGGCCGGGCCCCCCCCTGCTCCACCACCGCTCCCGCCCCCGTGCACAATGACCGAGGGAGCTGGGTGGGCAAAAGTGATAACAGAGGGTggggggccgggctggggggcgggtggggggccgGGTGGTGGGCTGGCAGGCATTGCTACAGGGGCCGGCGTGTTGAGGCTTGGAGAAAGGGGGGCCTCGGGGGCTCCCTGGCTGTAGGTCTTATAGGGCCGCTTGGCTGCCCGCATGGGGAGCAGGCGGTACAGCTTGAGGGTATTGAGCTTGGGCTTGTAGCCTCCATTGGGTGTCTTCTCACTGGCTAAGAGGCCGGGGCTAATGCCATGGAAGGCTCGCTGGTGGGTCTTCAGGTTATAATAAGTGACAAAGGTCTCCCAGCAGAAGATGCACTGGTACCTGGGCCGGGACAGCAGGgaacagggcagggacagagacgCTGGAGTCAGGGGCCCGGCAGCCAGGGCCTCAGCTTCCCACGTCCTCCGCTCAGACCTAGAACTCCCCCAGCCATTCCCTCGCCCTCCTTTCCTGCTGCCTGTCCTATCCTGCCAGCTTCCGGGgaggaacaccccccccccctcgtcctagctcagcccccccccccccgggtggcTGGGAGTCACCAGGTCCCAGCTGCTCCATCTGTGAACCGGGAAGAAGCACGCACCTCGCCTAACTCACAGCTCCGGGGACAGAACGGGGACACGTCTTATGAACGGGGACGTATTACGGAGACACGTGTCACAACTACCGGACAGGCCCGCGCTCCCCACAGTCTTGTCCTGGGAGGACAGCTTCTTCTGCCCTCCTCGGCCTTGGCCTCGGGCACAGCaccaggccccaccccacccggAGCATCTGGGGGCGCTGATGAGCGTTCACGGAGGGAGCggaggcaggggggaggcaggTGCATGAGCGACCACGAGCAGGCGAGCAGGGGCCAGTGGGTGAGCAGGCCAGCCTCTCGATGACTCTCTCgggcccccctccttcccttgtcAGTGGTCCCCGCGCGCGCGCAGCCTCCTGACCCTGCGCCGCCACCCGCACCCCGATCTCCAGGACCCCCGCGCTCACCTGCGCTCCCCAGTGTGCCACACCTCGTGCTTGGTTCGGTACTCAGCCAGGGCGAACACCTTCTCACAGTAGCGGCAGGGGTACTTCCTCCGCCAGGAGTGCACGTTGCTGTGCCGCTTCAGGCTGGACAGGGTCA
This region includes:
- the ZBTB4 gene encoding zinc finger and BTB domain-containing protein 4 — protein: MPPPAEVTDPSHAPAVLRQLNEQRLRGLFCDVTLIAGDTKFPAHRSVLAASSPFFREALLASAPLPLPPVTGGPAPNPATTTAASSSSSSSSSSSSSSSSSSSSSSSSSSPPPASPPTSSPPRVLELPGVPAAAFSDVLNFIYSARLALPGGGGDGAAVAEIGALGRRLGISRLQGLGEGGDAWVPPAPAPMGSSQPEDDSFGPGPRPAGDWEGDRAEAQASDSQPPLSRRPLPCPRCGKSFIHPKRLQTHEAQCRRGAGPRGPAGLGSGGSGPSGPAGVDASALPPPVGFRGGPEHVVKVVGGHVLYVCAACERSYVTLSSLKRHSNVHSWRRKYPCRYCEKVFALAEYRTKHEVWHTGERRYQCIFCWETFVTYYNLKTHQRAFHGISPGLLASEKTPNGGYKPKLNTLKLYRLLPMRAAKRPYKTYSQGAPEAPLSPSLNTPAPVAMPASPPPGPPPAPQPGPPPSVITFAHPAPSVIVHGGGSGGGAGGGPASTGGAQAASVITYTAPPRPPKKREYPPPPPQPAATPTSPATAGSPATAAGPATATEEAKGRNPRAGRTLTYTAKPAGGIGGGGGPPAGPGRGPSQLQAPPPLCQITVRIGEEAIVKRRISETDLRPGELSGEEVEESEDDDDDEDDDDDEDDDDEDDDEEASAGGEDQLWRPYYSYKPKRKAGAAGAGSTGGSALPRGRRQPRWRQKSERRSWEDTPAAAAAAAAAAAEGPAGRARGERRHRCGDCAQTFATLRKLRKHQEAHGGGAHGSRAGRRPSTRFACPHCAKVCKTAAALSRHAQRHAAERPGGTPTPVIAYSKGSAATRPGDVKEEAPQEMQVSSSSGEAGGGGAAAEEASETASLQDPVISGGEEPPLVAGGGTYAYPPVQEFPLALIGSGREPSGGRGKAGSEGPVGAGEGDRVEGMGAAKVTFYPEPYPLVYGPQLLAAYPYNFSNLTALPVALNMVLPDEKGGGALPFLPGVFGYAVNPQAAPPTPPTPPPPTLPPPVPPKGEGERAGLERTQKGDVG